A DNA window from Ficedula albicollis isolate OC2 chromosome 1, FicAlb1.5, whole genome shotgun sequence contains the following coding sequences:
- the LOC101806533 gene encoding uncharacterized protein LOC101806533, translating to MDFNSPFTLLCLLVMITVTQGSAIWTGALSGDSAVFSLEIQSLQNFSSMSREDKKCSTTVLNDTLLAKCGTSASRWLNLENGSLVLRSVEKEDEGKYGFVFQNSTRYFTLKVVEPTIGIQCFPDGTAELSCNVASSEVLLFRWLLNGTHLKAEGACIKDAGKKVHLDKTEPGEFVCEVLKGSSVTRTRPIMLSCSYDLLQYPGFIYILAGCAAGVLILLLALPAAICCCMRRRHKFIPVPSEEEKDDGLTMSVVSGEGTKSPPNGDRVEAQAAPSERPPKPGAAQVGQGAEPQPLSEENLAVQIEAEEMPAPEVLVDMESQEDASDCFPDPTDD from the exons ATGGATTTCAATTCTCCTTTTACTCTGCTGTGCTTGCTGGTGATGATAACTGTTACTCAAG GCTCTGCCATCTGGACTGGTGCGCTCAGCGGCGACTCTGCAGtcttttctttggaaatccAAAGCCTGCAGAACTTCTCCAGCATGAGCAGGGAGGATAAGAAATGCTCTACAACTGTCCTAAATGATACTTTGTTGGCCAAGTGTGGCACTTCTGCCAGTAGATGGTTGAACTTAGAGAATGGCTCCCTAGTGCTGAGGAGTGTGGAGAaagaagatgaaggaaaatacggatttgtttttcagaacagCACCAGATATTTTACACTGAAAGTAGTTG AGCCGACCATTGGCATCCAGTGCTTCCCTGATGGGactgcagagctgtcctgcaACGTGGCCAGCAGCGAGGTCCTGCTCTTTCGGTGGCTGCTGAACGGCACCCACCTGAAAGCCGAGGGGGCTTGCATTAAGGATGCTGGGAAGAAGGTCCACCTGGACAAAACTGAGCCTGGGGAGTTTGTTTGTGAAGTGTTGAAGGGGAGCAGTGTCACAAGGACCAGGCCTATTATGCTGTCGTGCAGCTATG ACCTGCTGCAGTACCCGGGGTTCATTTACATCCTGGCGGGGTGTGCGGCCGGCGTGCTTatcctgctgctggctttgcctGCAGCCATATGCTGCTGCATGAGGAGGAGACACAAGTTCATCCCAGTGCCTTCAG aggaggagaaggatgatGGATTAACCATGTCAGTGGTGTCTGGGGAAGGCACGAAGAGCCCCCCCAACGGAGACCGTGTCGAGGCTCAGGCTGCCCCAAGCGAGCGTCCTCCGAAGCCTG gcGCTGCCCAGGTTGGTCAaggtgctgagccccagccacTGTCAGAAGAAAACTTAGCAGTGCAGATAGAAGCTGAGGAGATGCCAGCTCCTGAGGTCCTGGTTGATATGGAAAGCCAGGAGGATGCCTCAGACTGTTTCCCTGATCCAACTGATGACTGA